The following proteins are co-located in the Sphingorhabdus lutea genome:
- a CDS encoding LysR family transcriptional regulator gives MDLDSLRLFVKAADKLNISAAGRDLGIAPAVASAWLAKLEHEVGAELLHRSTRKVSISIEGQEFLPFAREILAQRDAALAALGHGKAQVEGTIRFAATSSFAQLYLAPILPEFLARHPGLRLDLRLSDTPFDLLEGSFDLALRNSALDDSSLKVRKLADIKGILCASPDYVARRGMPQSPDELDGHDLLAFQSMRTRKLISKTGQRANFTYHEGNCRVVMDDGASMRFAAIAGLGISTHAEWNVMAALKSGELLHILPQWHIDDDSALWLVYPKTNVLTAKVRVLIDFLVEKIGRNPPWRA, from the coding sequence ATGGATTTGGATAGTTTGCGCTTATTTGTAAAGGCGGCTGATAAATTGAATATCAGCGCGGCCGGACGCGATTTGGGGATTGCGCCGGCGGTGGCCAGTGCGTGGCTTGCCAAATTGGAACATGAAGTGGGGGCAGAGCTTCTCCACCGGTCAACACGCAAGGTTTCCATTTCCATTGAGGGGCAGGAGTTTTTGCCATTTGCGCGTGAAATATTGGCGCAGCGTGATGCCGCCTTGGCGGCTTTGGGACATGGCAAGGCGCAGGTGGAGGGCACGATAAGGTTCGCTGCGACTAGCAGCTTTGCCCAATTATATCTTGCGCCCATCTTGCCCGAATTTCTTGCCCGACATCCTGGTTTACGGTTGGACCTGCGCCTGTCCGATACGCCATTTGATTTATTAGAGGGCAGTTTTGATTTGGCCTTACGCAATAGCGCGTTGGATGATAGCAGCTTAAAGGTCCGAAAATTGGCGGATATAAAAGGGATATTATGCGCATCGCCCGATTATGTGGCGCGGCGCGGCATGCCGCAGAGTCCTGATGAATTGGACGGGCATGACTTGCTTGCATTCCAATCCATGCGGACAAGAAAATTGATTAGTAAGACAGGACAGCGCGCCAATTTCACCTATCATGAGGGCAATTGCCGGGTGGTTATGGACGATGGGGCCAGCATGCGCTTTGCCGCCATTGCGGGGTTGGGCATATCCACACATGCCGAATGGAATGTGATGGCGGCGCTGAAAAGCGGCGAATTGCTGCATATTCTGCCGCAATGGCATATTGATGATGATAGCGCATTATGGCTGGTATATCCCAAAACAAATGTATTAACCGCAAAAGTCAGGGTGTTGATTGATTTTCTGGTCGAAAAAATAGGCCGAAATCCGCCATGGCGGGCATAG
- a CDS encoding SDR family NAD(P)-dependent oxidoreductase, giving the protein MTKTILITGATDGIGLETAKMIAPLGHNILLHGRNSARLSEIAKIISSINGAGKIKTYCADLSVLDEVKILAQKVKSDVTMLDVLINNAGLFNTPNPLTHDGYDARFIVNVVAPYLLTTSLLPIFNTASRVINLSSAAQAPVNIDGFLNKENFSHSDAYAQSKLALTMWSIEMAKELDTNGPIIIAVNPASFLGSKMVREAYGQSGHDLKIGADILTRAALSDAFANASGQYYDNDRKSFASPHPDALHSSKNKRVMEAIESLIK; this is encoded by the coding sequence ATGACAAAAACAATTTTGATAACAGGTGCAACCGACGGCATCGGTCTTGAAACCGCAAAAATGATAGCGCCGCTGGGGCATAATATTTTACTGCATGGACGCAATTCCGCTAGGCTGTCCGAGATTGCAAAAATAATCTCCTCCATAAATGGCGCGGGAAAGATAAAAACATATTGCGCCGATCTATCGGTCCTTGATGAGGTTAAAATACTTGCCCAAAAAGTAAAAAGCGATGTCACTATGCTTGACGTGCTGATAAACAATGCGGGACTATTCAATACGCCTAACCCGTTGACCCATGATGGATATGATGCTCGATTCATTGTCAATGTCGTCGCTCCTTATTTATTGACCACATCATTATTGCCCATTTTTAACACGGCCAGCCGTGTCATCAACCTGTCATCAGCCGCGCAGGCCCCCGTTAATATTGATGGCTTTTTAAACAAAGAAAATTTCTCGCACAGCGATGCCTATGCACAAAGTAAGCTTGCCCTGACCATGTGGTCAATTGAAATGGCAAAGGAGCTAGACACAAATGGTCCCATAATTATCGCTGTTAATCCCGCCTCCTTTTTGGGGAGCAAAATGGTACGTGAAGCCTATGGCCAAAGTGGACATGATTTAAAAATTGGTGCCGATATTCTGACCCGCGCGGCGCTAAGCGATGCTTTTGCCAATGCCTCTGGCCAATATTATGACAATGATCGCAAATCTTTTGCCTCACCGCATCCTGATGCGCTTCATTCATCAAAAAATAAACGCGTGATGGAGGCTATTGAAAGCCTAATCAAATAA
- a CDS encoding enoyl-CoA hydratase/isomerase family protein: protein MKYEGFTTFKVEQDEAIMTVTFDFGSVNVQGQEMLSDLNSLAMRLERDRETKVVIFQSANPEIWVCHYDTELLKDMSDEAVSREDAQLLDLQLVCERISKVPQATIAKLEGFARGGGHELALALDMRFAARGKYKFMQMEVGMGILPCGGGASRMARQTGLGKALEIILSAQDYDADDAERLGTINKALNPDEIGEYVNNLAKRISQFPAESINACKQMVYESIDQPIKEALKSEAYWLYQATSKTPALKRFQIADEQGLEHDIANQRNWSNLVMDVQNIN from the coding sequence ATGAAATATGAAGGATTCACAACATTTAAAGTTGAACAAGATGAAGCGATTATGACGGTAACTTTTGATTTTGGTAGCGTCAATGTTCAAGGCCAGGAAATGCTGTCTGATTTGAATAGCTTGGCCATGCGATTGGAACGCGACCGAGAGACAAAAGTTGTCATTTTCCAATCTGCTAACCCCGAAATCTGGGTATGTCATTATGATACTGAACTATTAAAAGACATGTCGGACGAAGCTGTATCGCGAGAAGATGCACAACTTTTAGACCTTCAGCTTGTCTGCGAGCGCATTAGTAAAGTACCGCAAGCCACGATAGCCAAATTGGAAGGATTTGCCCGTGGCGGCGGGCATGAATTGGCCTTGGCCCTAGACATGCGATTTGCAGCGCGTGGCAAATATAAATTTATGCAGATGGAAGTTGGCATGGGAATTTTACCTTGCGGCGGCGGTGCTTCGCGTATGGCCCGCCAAACTGGCCTTGGTAAAGCGTTAGAAATCATCCTTAGCGCACAAGATTATGACGCCGATGATGCAGAACGATTGGGTACTATAAACAAAGCACTAAATCCTGATGAAATTGGCGAATATGTTAATAATTTAGCCAAACGCATTTCCCAATTTCCAGCTGAATCCATCAATGCCTGTAAACAAATGGTTTATGAAAGCATTGACCAGCCGATTAAAGAAGCATTGAAATCAGAGGCCTATTGGCTTTATCAAGCGACCAGCAAAACACCAGCATTAAAACGGTTTCAAATTGCCGATGAACAGGGCCTTGAACATGATATTGCAAACCAACGCAATTGGAGCAATTTGGTCATGGATGTTCAAAACATCAACTAA
- a CDS encoding ArsR/SmtB family transcription factor, translating to MDKNDALTAFAALSQPTRLDVFRLLVRAGGDGLLAGDISEQLNVRQNTMSTNLSILTQSGLIRNERQGRTIRYYADMDGVSGLLAFLMEDCCGGRAELCQPVIDEIACS from the coding sequence ATGGATAAGAATGATGCACTCACCGCCTTTGCAGCGTTAAGCCAGCCAACAAGGTTGGACGTTTTTCGCTTGCTGGTCCGCGCGGGGGGCGATGGTTTATTGGCAGGGGATATTTCAGAACAATTAAATGTTCGGCAAAATACCATGTCCACCAACCTGTCTATTTTAACGCAATCGGGCCTGATCCGAAATGAACGACAGGGCAGAACAATTCGTTATTATGCCGATATGGATGGGGTTAGCGGCCTATTGGCATTTTTAATGGAAGATTGCTGTGGCGGCCGTGCGGAGCTTTGCCAACCGGTAATCGATGAAATTGCCTGTTCTTGA
- the arsB gene encoding ACR3 family arsenite efflux transporter has translation MMNDDVSCAPAGLGVFERWLSIWVALAIGAGLILGNLFPKIFAMLAALEVASVNLPVALLIWAMVFPMMVGVDFGAIRKVGERPKGLVITILVNWMIKPFTMAALAVLFFHYIFADYIPVGEAEQYVAGAILLGAAPCTAMVFIWSNLTKGDATYTLVQVSVNDIIMIFAFAPIVALLLNMTSIVIPWDTLLFSVALYVILPLLAGYYTRRKLVRHGGEEAVNKFKARVQPFSIIGLLMTVILLFGFQGEVIFNRPLIIALIAVPLIIQSYAIFFIAYGAARAWRIPFNIAAPCALIGTSNFFELAVAVAISLFGLGSGAALATVVGVLVEVPVMLSLVAFANRTKNWFPVEKDII, from the coding sequence ATGATGAATGATGATGTGTCTTGTGCTCCGGCGGGTTTAGGGGTTTTTGAAAGATGGCTTTCTATTTGGGTGGCGCTGGCCATTGGCGCGGGGTTAATATTGGGAAATTTATTCCCTAAAATATTTGCCATGCTTGCTGCTTTAGAGGTGGCATCGGTTAATTTACCAGTGGCCTTGTTAATTTGGGCGATGGTATTTCCCATGATGGTTGGTGTGGATTTTGGTGCAATACGCAAAGTTGGTGAAAGGCCCAAGGGGTTGGTCATCACGATATTGGTCAATTGGATGATAAAACCATTTACCATGGCGGCGTTGGCGGTGCTTTTCTTTCATTATATATTTGCGGACTATATTCCTGTTGGTGAAGCAGAGCAATATGTTGCCGGCGCCATTTTACTGGGCGCTGCGCCTTGCACTGCCATGGTATTTATCTGGTCAAACCTAACAAAGGGGGATGCAACCTATACATTGGTGCAGGTGAGCGTGAATGATATTATCATGATTTTCGCCTTCGCCCCCATTGTGGCATTATTGTTAAATATGACATCCATTGTCATCCCATGGGACACATTATTATTCTCGGTCGCTTTATATGTCATTTTGCCATTATTGGCCGGATATTATACCCGCCGCAAATTGGTCCGCCATGGCGGAGAGGAAGCCGTCAATAAATTCAAGGCCCGCGTGCAACCATTTTCAATCATTGGGTTATTGATGACGGTGATTTTGCTTTTCGGCTTTCAGGGTGAGGTTATTTTTAACCGCCCACTTATCATCGCGCTTATTGCTGTTCCTTTAATTATTCAATCCTATGCAATTTTCTTCATCGCCTATGGCGCGGCGCGTGCATGGCGCATACCCTTTAACATTGCAGCGCCCTGTGCCTTAATAGGAACATCTAATTTCTTTGAATTGGCGGTCGCTGTCGCGATTAGCTTATTTGGGCTGGGTTCGGGCGCGGCATTGGCAACGGTGGTCGGCGTGTTGGTTGAGGTGCCGGTGATGCTATCACTGGTTGCCTTTGCCAATAGGACAAAAAACTGGTTCCCGGTTGAGAAGGATATAATATGA
- the arsC gene encoding arsenate reductase (glutaredoxin) (This arsenate reductase requires both glutathione and glutaredoxin to convert arsenate to arsenite, after which the efflux transporter formed by ArsA and ArsB can extrude the arsenite from the cell, providing resistance.) has translation MSIVIHHNPDCGTSRNVLAMITASGDTPIIIEYLKTGWTKPQLIALFAAANLTPHSALRTTKSPADELGLLAPDISSEAILDAMVEHPILVNRPIVSSPKGVRLCRPSEAVLDLLNKLPPGPMAKEDGTLLIDAQGNRVG, from the coding sequence ATGAGCATAGTGATACATCATAATCCAGATTGCGGCACATCGCGCAATGTACTTGCCATGATAACGGCATCAGGCGATACACCGATCATAATCGAATATCTGAAAACAGGATGGACAAAGCCGCAGCTGATTGCCTTATTTGCGGCTGCAAATTTAACACCGCATAGTGCATTGCGAACCACAAAATCTCCCGCAGATGAATTGGGGTTGCTTGCCCCTGATATTAGCAGCGAAGCAATTTTGGATGCGATGGTCGAACATCCAATTTTGGTTAATCGCCCGATTGTAAGCTCGCCCAAGGGCGTGCGGCTGTGCCGGCCAAGTGAGGCAGTGCTTGACCTATTGAACAAATTGCCGCCCGGCCCGATGGCAAAAGAAGATGGCACATTATTGATAGACGCACAGGGCAATCGCGTGGGATAG
- a CDS encoding nitrate reductase, translated as MSNIKTTCPYCGVGCGINAVITGDRKVEIKGDDAHPANFGRLCSKGTHVGETVGMDGRLLHPKLRQNNGQNNFDKQDDWQDIGWDAALCLMGEKFGQAIEKYGPDSVAFYVSGQILIEDYYLANKLMKGFIGSSNIDTNSRLCMASAVVAHNRAFGEDVVPVSYDDLEAAELIILVGSNTAWCHPVIWQRIEAARAKNGAKLVVIDPRRTETADCADLHIPICADGDAALFGALLYQMQQRGIINNEYLDNNVNTPDGFWDNLDGDISACDIDPDDFAKLTDMVAQYPKMVTLFSMGINQSKIGVDKGNAIINLHLAMGRIGQAGMGPFSMTGQPNAMGGREVGGLASTLAVHMGFSPEECKDAQDFWQSPTIATAPGLKAVDMFRAVHDGRIKALWVMGTNPAMSMPDSSFVREALAKCEFLVVSDCIEHTDTAQYAHVKLPALAWGEKAGMVTNSERVMSRQRALFPPPGQAKADWWAMAQLGIALGHEGAFSYDNAAQIFREYAAQTAFRNDGKRKLNLGQWAGISDIEYENWHPTKWGGASPFADGKYTHKDGKARLINIDIAASVAANPDYPLSLNTGRYRDQWHSMTRTGLSPTLSRHRAEPLVEIHGDDAKKYRLSDGDLARISTESGAAIFKVQVNDAQRKGDIFVPMHWTEQMGKGGLANMLPAQLFDPLSHQPAYKNSPAKIEKINRTWQAFLISREKPDMGTFIYAISSRIKGGWLTEISSDAPINIDQIMPQENRIEAVDHHNGSRRVAIIDEAGRLQSAIFISSCGFLPPRVWIAEQLENDDLADSMEILAARPRVKGPDKGAIICVCYNIGEKEITNGVVNHQWNNLDLIGQNLRAGTNCGSCRPAITKIISNYG; from the coding sequence ATGAGCAATATTAAAACCACCTGTCCCTATTGCGGGGTTGGATGCGGCATAAATGCCGTCATTACTGGCGATCGCAAGGTTGAAATAAAGGGGGACGACGCTCATCCTGCAAATTTTGGCCGCCTATGTTCCAAGGGGACACATGTGGGCGAAACGGTCGGCATGGATGGCCGTTTGCTTCACCCTAAATTACGCCAAAATAATGGGCAGAACAATTTTGATAAGCAGGATGATTGGCAGGACATAGGCTGGGATGCGGCCCTTTGCTTAATGGGTGAAAAATTCGGCCAAGCAATTGAAAAATATGGGCCGGATAGTGTGGCATTTTATGTGTCTGGTCAAATTTTGATTGAGGATTATTATCTCGCCAATAAATTGATGAAGGGGTTTATCGGCTCATCCAATATTGATACCAATAGCCGTTTATGCATGGCAAGTGCAGTTGTCGCACATAATCGTGCCTTTGGTGAAGATGTCGTCCCCGTCAGCTATGATGATTTGGAAGCGGCGGAGCTGATAATATTGGTGGGGTCAAATACCGCATGGTGTCATCCGGTTATCTGGCAAAGGATAGAGGCAGCCCGCGCGAAAAATGGCGCAAAATTGGTGGTTATTGACCCGCGTAGAACCGAAACGGCAGATTGTGCTGATTTACATATTCCCATATGCGCCGATGGTGATGCGGCATTATTTGGTGCTTTATTATATCAAATGCAGCAGCGCGGCATAATAAATAACGAATATCTTGATAATAATGTGAACACACCCGATGGGTTTTGGGACAATTTGGATGGAGATATTTCCGCTTGCGACATTGACCCCGATGATTTTGCCAAATTGACCGATATGGTCGCGCAATATCCCAAAATGGTGACATTATTTTCCATGGGGATTAACCAGTCAAAAATCGGCGTGGATAAGGGCAATGCCATTATCAACCTGCACCTTGCCATGGGCCGAATAGGTCAGGCAGGCATGGGCCCGTTCAGCATGACCGGACAGCCAAATGCCATGGGCGGGCGCGAAGTAGGCGGCCTTGCCTCCACATTGGCGGTGCATATGGGATTTTCGCCAGAGGAATGTAAAGACGCGCAGGATTTTTGGCAAAGCCCGACCATTGCAACCGCGCCGGGGTTAAAGGCGGTGGATATGTTCCGCGCGGTGCATGATGGACGGATAAAGGCTTTATGGGTCATGGGCACAAATCCCGCCATGTCGATGCCAGATTCTTCTTTTGTGCGGGAGGCGCTGGCAAAATGTGAATTTTTGGTGGTCAGTGATTGTATTGAACATACTGACACCGCCCAATATGCCCATGTGAAATTGCCCGCCCTTGCATGGGGGGAAAAGGCCGGCATGGTCACCAATTCAGAGCGGGTGATGAGCCGCCAACGCGCCCTATTTCCGCCTCCAGGTCAGGCAAAGGCCGATTGGTGGGCCATGGCCCAGCTTGGCATAGCATTGGGTCATGAGGGGGCGTTCTCATATGATAATGCCGCGCAAATTTTCCGCGAATATGCCGCGCAAACCGCATTTCGCAATGATGGAAAACGCAAATTAAACCTTGGCCAATGGGCTGGCATAAGCGATATTGAATATGAAAATTGGCACCCCACCAAATGGGGCGGCGCATCCCCCTTTGCCGATGGAAAATATACGCATAAAGATGGCAAGGCACGGTTAATAAATATCGATATCGCCGCGTCCGTCGCCGCCAATCCCGATTATCCCTTATCTTTAAATACGGGGCGATACCGCGATCAATGGCACAGCATGACCCGAACGGGGTTAAGCCCCACTCTGTCGCGGCACCGCGCCGAACCATTGGTGGAAATCCATGGTGATGATGCAAAAAAATATCGCCTGTCTGATGGCGATTTGGCAAGGATAAGCACTGAATCAGGGGCTGCTATATTTAAGGTGCAGGTTAATGACGCCCAGCGAAAGGGCGATATTTTTGTGCCCATGCATTGGACAGAGCAAATGGGCAAGGGGGGATTGGCCAATATGCTGCCCGCGCAATTATTTGATCCATTATCGCATCAACCCGCATATAAAAACAGCCCTGCCAAAATCGAAAAAATAAATCGTACATGGCAGGCATTTTTAATCAGCCGTGAAAAACCAGATATGGGCACGTTCATCTATGCCATTTCATCGCGGATAAAGGGTGGTTGGCTTACTGAAATATCCTCTGATGCGCCGATAAATATCGACCAAATCATGCCACAAGAAAACCGGATCGAGGCGGTGGATCATCATAATGGGTCGCGGCGTGTGGCGATCATTGACGAGGCAGGGCGATTACAATCGGCTATATTTATCTCATCCTGCGGCTTTCTGCCGCCGCGTGTGTGGATTGCTGAACAGCTTGAAAATGATGATCTTGCCGATTCGATGGAAATATTGGCCGCCCGACCACGGGTAAAAGGGCCCGATAAGGGCGCAATTATTTGTGTTTGTTACAATATTGGTGAAAAAGAAATCACCAATGGGGTGGTGAATCACCAATGGAATAATTTGGATTTAATCGGTCAAAATTTACGCGCGGGCACAAATTGCGGCAGTTGCCGGCCTGCAATTACGAAAATAATATCCAATTATGGCTGA
- the nirD gene encoding nitrite reductase small subunit NirD, with amino-acid sequence MIDTENWIEIGTLSDIPRQGARTIARKSGNDIGVFRTLDDRIFALENTCPHKQGPLSQGIVHGHVVTCPLHNWRISLETGLVLGEDKGCTPTIKTKIVEDKIFILLNGDTEPSE; translated from the coding sequence ATGATTGACACAGAAAATTGGATTGAAATTGGCACTTTGTCCGACATTCCGCGACAAGGTGCACGTACAATCGCCCGTAAAAGCGGCAATGATATTGGCGTGTTTCGGACATTGGATGACCGTATTTTTGCACTTGAAAACACATGTCCGCATAAACAAGGGCCGTTAAGCCAAGGGATTGTCCATGGCCATGTGGTGACTTGCCCATTGCATAATTGGCGGATTAGTTTGGAAACGGGACTTGTCCTTGGCGAGGATAAGGGATGCACCCCGACAATTAAAACCAAAATAGTGGAGGATAAAATTTTTATCCTGTTAAACGGCGATACTGAACCAAGCGAATAA
- the nfsB gene encoding oxygen-insensitive NAD(P)H nitroreductase translates to MNMMSPLKPNANDIVTTAKSRYTTKSYDVTRRINDVDVQVIRELLRFSPSSTNAQPWHFILASTQEGKERIAKSTDGVYIFNRAKIVDASHVVVFAARNEIDEEYLQHILKIEEDDNRFVADPQMLREQMHGARSMFVNMHKDAGDLDAWTQAQTYLNIGQFMLGVAALGIDATPMEGVDLGILDAEFGLKEKGFRSLVVVSLGYRAADDFNAALPKSRLSEAEIITEI, encoded by the coding sequence ATGAACATGATGAGCCCCTTAAAACCTAATGCGAACGATATAGTCACTACGGCAAAATCACGTTACACCACAAAATCATATGATGTTACGCGCCGTATAAATGACGTGGATGTTCAGGTGATAAGAGAATTATTACGCTTCAGCCCATCCAGCACCAATGCACAGCCATGGCATTTTATTTTGGCCAGCACCCAAGAGGGTAAAGAGCGCATCGCCAAATCAACGGACGGCGTATATATTTTTAACCGCGCCAAAATTGTTGATGCATCACATGTGGTGGTATTTGCCGCCCGCAATGAAATTGATGAGGAATATTTACAGCATATTTTGAAAATAGAAGAAGATGATAATCGTTTTGTTGCAGACCCGCAAATGCTGCGCGAACAAATGCATGGCGCACGTTCCATGTTTGTGAATATGCATAAGGATGCGGGCGATTTAGACGCGTGGACACAGGCGCAAACCTATCTCAACATTGGTCAATTCATGTTGGGTGTGGCGGCATTGGGCATTGATGCAACCCCGATGGAGGGCGTTGACCTTGGCATTTTGGATGCAGAATTCGGCCTTAAAGAAAAAGGTTTTCGTTCCCTTGTCGTTGTGTCTTTGGGGTATCGCGCGGCTGATGATTTTAACGCCGCATTGCCAAAATCTCGGCTTTCTGAGGCAGAAATAATCACCGAAATTTGA
- the eda gene encoding bifunctional 4-hydroxy-2-oxoglutarate aldolase/2-dehydro-3-deoxy-phosphogluconate aldolase, protein MSQQVETALNEKFRSAPIVPLIEASDPNVAVKTVNALQEGGLEVVEVVLRTDAALECMSAIIKETSGVIVGAGTVLNLDHAKSVTDRGAQFIVSPGLVDEVAQYCMQNDMTFFGGTMTAGEVQRAYALGLRSVKFFPAKLAGGVPMLKAFSSVFRDMRFMPTGGVSAENLSEFLALPSVIACGGSWLTPPSAIEAGNYAEITKLAREAIDIARTVR, encoded by the coding sequence ATGTCTCAACAAGTTGAAACTGCGCTTAACGAAAAATTTCGCAGCGCCCCCATTGTCCCATTGATTGAGGCAAGCGACCCAAATGTGGCGGTTAAAACCGTCAATGCCTTGCAAGAAGGTGGATTGGAAGTTGTTGAGGTTGTGCTGCGCACTGATGCGGCATTGGAATGCATGTCAGCGATTATCAAGGAAACATCCGGCGTCATTGTGGGTGCAGGCACGGTATTAAACCTTGACCATGCAAAATCAGTGACGGATCGCGGCGCGCAATTTATTGTATCGCCTGGTTTGGTGGATGAGGTTGCACAATATTGCATGCAAAATGATATGACATTTTTTGGCGGCACCATGACAGCGGGAGAGGTGCAACGCGCCTATGCGCTTGGCCTGCGCAGCGTAAAATTCTTCCCCGCCAAATTGGCCGGCGGCGTGCCAATGTTAAAGGCATTTAGCTCGGTTTTCCGTGACATGCGTTTCATGCCCACGGGCGGCGTATCTGCGGAAAATTTATCTGAATTTTTGGCTTTACCATCGGTCATTGCATGCGGCGGCAGCTGGTTAACCCCGCCATCGGCGATTGAGGCAGGAAATTATGCCGAAATCACCAAATTAGCACGCGAGGCAATCGATATCGCCCGCACTGTTCGTTAA
- a CDS encoding 2OG-Fe(II) oxygenase yields the protein MTIMLEQARNIIRPTREAMLQRAPSVHHFWNENKMMFKEAWAEWEDNDGHEGIMLDSTLYAPEMRHAVEQSWEDPAKEISVKDLWHEIFPNVYKAQFFDPKKLHILRNYLQLAANADIPIRPPYGIVLNRGGAMLDPRSEGYLAAPIFQSFYQQLMDYYMRPISRLLFPDIYGYDSQTFGFSIQWQAGKDVDLRAHSDASSVTLNINLNLPGEKYSGSAVRFMDPKSRRVESLSFEPGTALIHHGKVPHASEPITEGERHNFVLWLYGEHGQTPYQHGEESDRVSAQKRWTLPQISPQNYAPF from the coding sequence ATGACGATCATGTTGGAACAAGCCCGCAATATCATCCGTCCGACCAGAGAAGCAATGCTGCAAAGGGCGCCATCAGTCCATCATTTTTGGAACGAAAATAAAATGATGTTCAAAGAAGCATGGGCCGAGTGGGAAGATAATGACGGTCATGAGGGCATCATGTTGGACAGCACATTATACGCACCTGAAATGCGCCATGCGGTTGAACAAAGCTGGGAAGATCCGGCAAAGGAAATATCGGTCAAAGATCTGTGGCATGAGATATTCCCCAATGTGTATAAAGCCCAATTTTTTGACCCAAAGAAACTGCATATTTTGAGGAATTATCTGCAGCTTGCCGCCAATGCAGATATTCCTATCCGCCCACCCTATGGCATTGTCCTAAATCGAGGGGGTGCAATGCTGGACCCACGATCCGAGGGATATTTGGCAGCGCCTATATTTCAATCATTTTACCAACAGCTAATGGATTATTATATGCGGCCAATTTCCCGTTTATTATTTCCTGACATTTATGGATATGACAGCCAAACATTTGGTTTCTCCATACAATGGCAGGCGGGCAAAGATGTTGATTTACGCGCACATAGCGACGCCTCCAGCGTGACACTGAATATCAATCTAAACCTGCCGGGCGAGAAATATTCCGGATCGGCAGTGCGATTTATGGACCCCAAAAGCCGCAGAGTTGAAAGCCTGAGCTTTGAACCTGGTACAGCCTTAATCCATCATGGCAAAGTCCCCCATGCGTCCGAACCAATTACAGAGGGGGAACGCCATAATTTTGTGCTATGGCTATATGGTGAACATGGCCAAACGCCTTATCAACATGGCGAAGAATCTGACCGCGTCAGCGCACAGAAAAGATGGACATTACCCCAAATATCGCCCCAAAATTACGCCCCATTTTAA